DNA sequence from the Odontesthes bonariensis isolate fOdoBon6 chromosome 18, fOdoBon6.hap1, whole genome shotgun sequence genome:
caaaagagaaaacacaacggcaaaagagaaaacacaacagcaaaagagaaaacacaacggcaaatcaaaaaacacaacggcaaatcaaaaaacacaacggcaaatcaaaaaacacaacggcaaaagagaaaacacaacggcaaaagagaaaacacaacagcaaaagagaaaacacaacggcaaaagagaaaacacaacggcaaaagagaaaacacaacggcataAACCAAAACGGAAAGGGTAGGTACCCTCAGGCAAAATAAattgtcgctgattggactggtggtggtcCGTGCTTTAAACCGGAAAGACTAttgtttacaaaataaaagcgctCCTAGTGACAACGTACAGGctgctattaaagaatatttagaTGTAAATATCCCGTCTTACATGCTGCTTTATCTCTCGATGTTAACAAAAAGATCTCAAAAGATATTGACAAGATGTTATTAAACTTTATATGGTGGAACAAAAAccactttattaaaaaatgtttaatattGAACTCATATGATAATGGCGGCCTTAacattttagacttttacactttaaataacacttaaatatatttaaaataaaaaataaattggttTAAACAATGTATCAAGAACCCATgttcaatttggaacttcataccaatattgttCCATATGTAGTATCTATGTTGGGAAAAAAATTTTGTAGCTCATTGACCAAGAAAGAAGCTATTTATGAAAGAAGGATAGTTTTATGgggatttttttcaacattattattacaaagtaaaaagaaatttaggccttctaatttagagaaaataacatttagtatgaagttccaaattgaagatgggttcttgataaattgtttataaataccaatttattttgaaagtattatTTGAAGTGTTAAAGTCTAAAAAGTTAAGGCCACCATCATCATATGAgttcattattatttattttttaatatagtattctttaatagcagtgtgtacgttgtcactagcagcgcttatattttgaaaacatgtaaaccataGTCTTTCCGGTTTAAAGCACGgaccaccaccagtccaatcagcgacaatTTATTTTGCCCGAGGGTATCTACCTTTTCCGTTTTGGTTaatgccgttgtgttttctcttttgccgttgtgttttctcttttgctgttgtgttttctcttttgccgttgtgttttctcctttgctgttgtgttttctcttttgctgttgtgttttctcttttgctgttgtgttttctcttttgccgttgtgttttttgatttgccgttgtgttttctcttttgttgttgtgttttctcttttgccgttgtgttttctcttttgctgttgtgttttctcttttgccgttgtgttttctcttttgctgttgtgttttctcttttgccgttgtgttttttgatttaccgttgtgttttctcttttgccgttgtgttttttgatttgccgttgtgttttctcttttgctgttgtgttttgcacttcagggccaccgtagatTATACTTTGTGAAACTAAATGAACAATATGTTGGTtaaactacaagcatgtcttgaAGATATTAAGACCTGGATTATTCCTAtttgtctgcttctaaatttaGATAAAACTGAAGCTGTTGTCTCTGAATCTGAACACTTCAGGAAGACACTGTCTAACTACGTCATTCCTCTAGGTGGCACTACTTTGGCTTCCTTTACAACAGTGAGGAAGATGGGAGTTATTTTCaaccaggatctgtcctttgacGCACATATAAAACTGGTTTCTAAGAGCGTCTTCTTTCATCTtcataatattgccaaaatgggaaacatcctgtctcagactgattAATAAAAGTGGTCCGTGCATATGTTACTTCAAAATTGGGCTACTTTAATTCTTCATAATTTGGTTGATCCAAAAATTCTCTTAAAAGCCtacagctgatccaaaatgagAACAATCAGGAGACATGATATTTCTCCAATTTTTACTTCTCTTAATTGGCTTccttttaaattcagaatatattttaaaattcTCCTCCTCACTTATAAAGCTCTTAATAGCCAAATACCATCTGTTTCTGTCGtacatttcttttctctctttggtCCTCCCTCATCCTAGTTGGTCTTAAATTCTAATTATCTCTGGCTATGTGTacatttataatttattttatatctACACAAGTACCTaaagttttgtttaatttgtatTATTTCTAATATCAACACTAAAAACAGTTACTTTGTTCCATTTTCATCTCATGCGTTGTACTAGTTAGTATAAATTATGTGATAAGCTACTAATTTTAGTGTTGCAAACAACCAGGTATGTCACCCACTTAAAAAAGTAACAAGTCATATcagaaaaatgtacaaatattgaTGTAAGAGTCACGCTGTGACGTCTCAGTGGAGGAAACAACTACTATTCCAATGTTCATTGCACACCGCCCTGACAACCATCATAAGGAAGACAAACCTGTTCTCAGTCTGACGTCATCTCAAGCTTTCTTTCTATAAAAGAGGAGCTGAAATCAGCAAACCTCACACCTTCACTGACTGCTGAGGACAACATTCAAGAAAAGAGATCAATTGTAAGTACAATCTATAATTCTAACTTTCAAAAACAGTAAGACTTTAATTAGAATATttgcaacattaatttttcaTGAGGGTATGTTTTCTAGAATTTTGATGAACTTTTATCGTATGAAAaattttagtgttgaaagcaagATCTTCTCTCTTTTCCAAAAAATTCGCTTTTCTCTTTAGAACTATATTGAGATAAATTAAACTCCTTTATGAAaacccaaagggaaattatgttGCTACAGAAAGTATTATTCTAGGAGaaatctttcttttatttttagtaTTCAAAAGATCACGAGAGGATAAAGAGAAGAAATGGTTTTAAAAGAGAGATCTGTCTTATTTCTGAGTGTAACAAGTTGGTGTTTTCTCTTCTGTTTAAGATTAAACAGTCAAGCTTACATTTGTCTTATGATGACCATGTCCAACTTCTTTTTTTAGATAtcagagaaaagaaacaacatCACCATGTTTGCAAAGATTTGTGTCgttcttcttctgtttgttggtaagttttgtttttttaccctGAAAGATTTCTATTCAGTTTGAAATGTGGTAGTTGATGTGAAATTGATCAAAACTTTTCTACATGAAACAGCCTGTTCAAATGGACAGACCAACACCACCACAGCTGCAGCAACCACCACAGCTGCAgcaaccaccaccacagcagcagcaacaaccacCACAGCAGCACCAACCACGACCACAGCTGCAgcaaccaccaccacagcagcaccaaccaccaccacagctGCACCAACCACGACCACAGCTGCTCCAACCACGACCACAGCTGCAgcaaccaccaccacagcagcagcaacaaccaccacagcagcaccaaccaccaccacagcagcaccaaccacaaccacagctgcaccaaccacgaccacagctgcagcaaccaccaccacagctgcaccaaccacgaccacagctgcagcaaccaccaccacagctgcaccaaccacaaccacagctgcaccaaccaccaccacagctgctgcaaccaccaccacagctgcaccaaccaccaccacagctgcagcaccaaccaccaccacagctgcagcaccaaccaccaccacagctgctgcagctggcattACAACTACTGccacctcctctgcctttttcaaCGAAGTGAGCCTGATCTCAGTCACTTTGGCTCTGATCACACATTTCCTTCACTCTTATTGCTGAAGTTTCATTATGTGGTCTACATCTAGTAAATTAAGTAATACAAAGTGAAGGAAAGTATGCAGATTTGAACGTGTGTGAATGAGCTATTTTAATGATAGcatttttgttaatttattCTTTGTGTATAAAAGTAATGTTACCTCAGGTGAATAATTTATTCCAAATGAGCCTCCTTCTGATGAAGAGCATTTCATGTGAACATATGCACTGAGAGAACAATAACCTTTGATATAAACATTTTGTCTGTACTTTCAGAGTTCTTAAATGATATTATATTTGTGCATAATATCACAAAATAAAGTTTATGCAAACTGCAAATATTTTCTGTATATTGTCTTTGTAAAGCTTCTCCTAACCTCTTCATTTCATGCATTAAAGAGATGCCTTGTGCATCTATGCTCATATATCAAGAAGTCCTTATACAGCTTGCTTTTCTTGTGAACTGTAGTTGTACCAGAATATGgatttcagaaactttgttttgctaaGTTCATACTTTTAAACAAAGCTTGtcaatttgaaaaagaaatcagCGACCAGTCCAAAGTGTTCCCCACGTCTCTCCCAATGGCAGCTTGGATAGGCTGTAATCTGTTGTGAgcatgaattggattaagtgggtttTGAAAATAGATTTGAAAAATGTAGACAAAGGTGAAGGCCAGGTTTGAACTTTTAAACTAAATTGACACCACTTCATGAATTTTAACCTATCAGGAATTTATGTAAAGTCTTGTCAAAAGAAATGCATGCATTCTTCATTTGTGGTCATAACATGGGACTTGTAATATCACGGTGAACTTGAGCTGACAAAATATAAGGTGTTCAAACATTAACCTCCTATTTGCCTTGAGCCTAGCATGTCACTAACTCAAATATATTATCATAACTTCCTATAATTTCTGTGACAGTTTTTGAGAACTTTTGAACTGTCACAATGGCCCCATAAAGAATATAAAGTACAGTAGACATGTATGATTCTACATTTTCAATCCACTTCATTTTTGCCCTCCATTCAATGTTGAAGTTCAGCTTTTTACAAACATTTAAGGACTTGTAAATGCATTTAGAGGTTTACCAATCAGATTTAACATAAGGATTTCAAAACAATAATTTAACTTGAATTTtaggaaataaagtaaaatttACAAAGCACAAGCGTAATCAAACCTTGACTGAAAAAACTACTCTTTATCCAAGACTGTTAGCTAAATATGGGACCATATTATATGTCCCTTTTATGTCCAAAGTTTTTTAAAGATTTGCTGTGGTTTAACTTtgagatcatttacacagacatAACCTGTTAatagtttcagtcaggattcagagtgcatcacagcacagaaacatCACTAGTGAAACTTACCAATAATCTCCTCGTGGTCTTTGACAGTGGCCTTGAATCTAAGACTGTCCTTTAGCATGTCAGTACTGCATTTACGATCGACCACAGCATTCCATTACAGAagcttgaacatgttataagaATTGAAGGGACAACACAAAGCTATGGTTTCAGCCTTGTGTGGACCacaagtcatatttatctgatagattcctgtttatttatttaaaagaagaatCCTCAATTCAACCCACTtagaagaaaataataaaaagtttCTGAAATCCACGTTCAGCTGAAACTAGAGTTAACAAGAAAAGCAAGTTGTATATTGAGTTCTTGATATATAAGCTTAGATGCACAAAGCCTGTCTTTAATGATACTGTATAAAGCAGTGAAGAGAGGCTTTGCAAAGACAATATACAGACAATATTTATAGTTTATATGAACTTTATTAGATAATATGATACATAATATACATTATTATTTAAACATTCTAAAAGTATAGACAAAATGTTTATATCAAAGGATATAGTCCTTTCAGTGCATATGTTCACATGGATTTCTCATTAtcagtagcctgggaattcccatgctgctttgcacgtgatttcattcacactgcaaaggcagcctggaaaccaccgcccttatttttgcctgagttagggaaccaatcacagaacggggggggggggggggggcgctgcAAGACGATGacaacgtctatgcgcgacactgaagcttgtagagtgttaatccaacatgtcagcagacacaacgttaccgttcgatgcagccttacaaagtgttttaagtagcttagaacgcaagtttacttttaaaaaagagcaacgtttggcgttgaaagatttcattgcctagtcgaatttctgtcgctctacatacgtcatctggtataagggatacaattggctatgaatcgcacgcaaagcagcatgggaagaaccagacgccatttgatagacattagtagcgcccaataaacggctctaggcattcgtaaaccacgcctcaaatacgagaaaatgcacacctagttcccagaccaccatctcatcgagatgtggacgcgtcagccaggctacattATCAGGAGACGTAGTTGAAATAAATTGTGTTCCTGAGGTAACATTACTGATATACACAAAGAATAAATTAACAAAAGTTGTATTATAAAATAGCTCATTTACACACGTTCACATCTGCACACTTTCCTTCACTTTGTATTACTTAATTAACTAGATGTAAACCACATGATGACACTTCAGCAATAAGAGTGAAGGAAATGTGTCATCAGAGCCAAAGTGACAGAGATCAGGCTCACTTTGttgaaaaaggcagaggaggtggCAGTAGTTgtagtgtcagctgcagcagctgtggtTGTAGTTGTTACAACTGTGGTGGTAGTTGAtgctgtggtggtggtgattggtgctgctgtggtggtggttggtGCTGCTGTGGTGGTGGTTTGAGCAGCTGTGGTCGTGGTTGGTGCTGCTGTGGTGATGGTGGTTGGTGCTGCTGTGGTGGTGGTTTGAGCAGCTGTGATGGTGGTTGGTGCTGCTGTGGTGGTGGTTTGAGCAGCTGTGATGGTGGTTGGTGCTGCTGTGGTGATGGTGGTTGCTGCAGCTGTGGTGGTGGTTTGAGcagctgtggtggtggtggttgctGCAGCTGTGGTGGTGCTCTGTCCATTTGAACAGGCTGTTTTATGTAGAAAAGTTTTGATCAATGTCACATCAACTACCACATTTCAAACTGAATAGAAATCTTTCagggtaaaaaaacaaaacttaccaacaaacagaagaagaacGACACAAATCTTTGCAAACATGGTGatgttgtttcttttctctgaactctaaaaaaaaagaagttggaCATGGTCATCATAAGACAAATGTAAGCTTGACTGTTTAATCTTAAACAGAAAAGAAATAGCAACATGATTTCCttttggggattaataaagcattcaattcaattcaattcaataaaaGTGAATTTttgtaaaagagaaaaatatttgCATAAAACACTGAAAGTGTTCATACGTTTATAAAGATTCTGGAAAACATACCCTGATGAAAAATTTATCTTGCAAAGATTCAAATTAAAGTGTTATTAATTTGGAAATTGGAATTATAGATTGTACTTACAATTGATCTCTTTGCTTCAATGTTGTCCTCAGCAGTGAGTGAAGGTGTGAGGTTTTCTGATTTCAGCTCCTCTTTTATAGACGGAAAGCTTGAGATGACATCAGACTGAGAACAAAGATGGAATAATAACACTTCTTATAATGTAAAAAGGGGTGTGTGCAGTGAAGATTGTAAGTAGTTGTGCCGTACATGTTTTCTTCCGTTGAGGCGTCACATTGTTATGTTTACGTCACTGAGCATGACTTTATTCCTGGTATGACGTGTTACCTTTTCACATAACTGACATACCCATATGTCTTGTGATTGTaagaatatttatttgtctcttTTACACATCACGGGATATTTGACCATACTTTCTGATTGAAATCAGCAGGTTATCACATCATGTTTCATAAATAGTACCACATGTGATGAAAATGGAACAAAAGGACTGTCGTCAGCATCCAAAAACAACGTCAAAAACCTCTTTcaatcatcttatttttaaattaatgttATGTTTGCagcttttatttatatataatttATATTAATAAGCTCCATAGCCTTCATGATCTTCGGCTGGCATCTACCCGTGTGCATTCTGGGTCCCTGAGCTGCTTTGACGATGTTGCTCAGAGTGAAGTG
Encoded proteins:
- the LOC142367853 gene encoding uncharacterized protein LOC142367853, which translates into the protein MFAKICVVLLLFVACSNGQTNTTTAAATTTAAATTTTAAATTTTAAPTTTTAAATTTTAAPTTTTAAPTTTTAAPTTTTAAATTTTAAATTTTAAPTTTTAAPTTTTAAPTTTTAAATTTTAAPTTTTAAATTTTAAPTTTTAAPTTTTAAATTTTAAPTTTTAAAPTTTTAAAPTTTTAAAAGITTTATSSAFFNEVSLISVTLALITHFLHSYC